A region from the Sorex araneus isolate mSorAra2 chromosome 6, mSorAra2.pri, whole genome shotgun sequence genome encodes:
- the SBF1 gene encoding myotubularin-related protein 5 isoform X2, whose translation MARLADYFVLVAFGPHPRGSGEGQGQILQRFPEKDWEDSPFPQGVELFCQPSGWQLCPEKNPPTFFVAVLTDINSERHYCACLTFWEPAELTPEAGCPPDAAEREDDEGGPVQPSPAVPGPPSQLFAPKTLVLVSRLDHTEVFRNSLGLIYTIHVEGLSVGLENVVGNLLTCTIPLAGGSQRTISLGAGDRQVIQTPLVDSLPVSRCSVALLFHQLGITNVLCLFCAALTEHKVLFLSRSYQRLSDACRGLLALLFPLRYSFTYVPILPAQLLEVLSTPTPFIIGVNAAFQAETQELLDVIVADLDGGTVTVPECVHIPPLPEPLQSQTHSVLSMVLDPELELADLAFPPPSTTTSSLKMQDKELRAVFLRLFAQLLQGYRWCLHMVRIHPEPVIRFHKAAFLGQRGLLEDDFLMKVLEGMAFAGFVSERGVPYRPTDLFDELVAHEVARMRADEQHPQRVLRHVRELAEQLYKNENPYPAVAMHKVQRPGEASHLRRTPRPFPRLDEGTVQWIMDQAAAKMQGAPPAVKAEKKTTVPSGPPMTAILERGGGLHGNSARRLEVVRNCISYVFEGKILEAKKLLPAVLRALKGRAARRCLAQELHLHVQQNRAVLDHQQFDFVVRMMNCCLQDCTSLDEHGIAASLLPLVTAFCRKLSPGVTQFAYSCVQEHVVWSTPQFWEAMFYGDVQTHIRALYLEPTEDQDSSQVGEAPREDSRSALDVASEQRRLWPTLSREKQQELVQKEESTVFSQAIHYANRMSYLLLPLDSSKSRLLRERAGLGELESASNSLVTNSMAGSVAESYDTESGFEDAEACDVAGTVVRFINRFVDKVCTESGVTSDHLKGLHVMVPDIVQMHIETLEAVQRESERLPSIPKPKLLRPRLLPGEECVLDGLRVCLLPDGREQATGGSGGGPALLPAEGAVFLTTYRVIFTGMPTDPLVGEQVVVRSFPVAALTKEKRINVQTSVDSLLPDGLQLRSCTFQLLKMAFDVEVGPESAELFRKQLHKLRYPADVRGTFALTLGSAHTPGRPPRIAKDKGPSLRTLSRNLVKNAKKTMGRHYVTRKKYSPPSWEQRGQLPPEDLEDEISVSEELEPSTLTPASALKPADRMTMSSLVERACCRDYQRLGLGTLSSSLSRAKAEPFRISPVNRMYAICRSYPGLLIVPQSVQDNALQRVSRCYRQNRFPVVCWRSGRSRAVLLRSGGLHSKGMVGLFKAQNAPSPGQSQTDSSSLEQEKYLQAVVSSMPRFADASGRNTLSGFSSAHMGSHVPSPRARVTTLSNPMAASASRRTAPRGKWGSVRASGRSAGLGADVGSRLAGRDMLAPPQVNGAPPDPGFLRPQRAALYIIGDKAQMKGVRPDPLQQWELVPIEVFEARQVKTSFKKLLKACVPGCCPGTDTNPASFLRALEDSEWLVQIHKLLQVSVLVVELLDSGSSVLVSLEDGWDITTQVVSLVQLLSDPFYRTLEGFRLLVEKEWLSFGHRFSHRGAHTLAGQSSGFTPVFLQFLDCVHQVHLQFPMEFEFSLFYLKFLGYHHVSRRFRTFLLDSDYERIELGLLYEEKGERRTQQAYRSVWEYVEWLSKRNPVFYNYMYAPEDTEVLRPYSNVSNLKVWDFYTEETLAEGPPYDWELAQGPPEPPEEERPDGSAPQSKRRVVWPCYDSRPRAQPDAISRLLEELQRLETELGRPAERWKDTWDRVKASQRLEGRPEGRGTPSSLLVSSVPHHRRSLGVYLQEGPVGSTLSLSLDSDQSSGSTASGSRQAARRSTSTLYSQFQTAESENRSYEGTLYKKGAFMKPWKARWFVLDKTKHQLRYYDHRVDTDCKGIIDLGEVEAVLPGTPTMGAPKTVDEKAFFDVKTMRRVYNFCAQDVLTAQQWVDQIQGCLSDA comes from the exons ATGGCGCGGCTCGCGGACTATTTCGTGCTGGTGGCGTTCGGGCCGCATCCGCGCG GGAGCGGGGAAGGCCAGGGCCAGATCCTGCAGCGCTTCCCGGAGAAGGACTGGGAGGACAGTCCCTTTCCCCAGGGCGTCGAGCTG TTCTGCCAGCCCAGCGGATGGCAGCTGTGCCCCGAGAAGAACCCTCCGACCTTCTTTGTGGCCGTCCTCACCGACATCAACTCGGAGCGCCACTACTGCGCCTGCCTGACCTTCTGGGAGCCCGCGGAGCTCACGCCG GAAGCGGGGTGCCCCCCGGATGCTGCTGAGAGGGAGGACGACGAGGGGGGCCCAGTACAGCCCTCGCCCGCGGTGCCTGGCCCGCCCAGCCAGCTGTTTGCCCCGAAGACGCTGGTGTTAGTGTCCCGGCTGGACCACACGGAGGTGTTCAGG AACAGCCTGGGCCTCATCTACACCATCCACGTGGAGGGCCTGAGCGTGGGTCTGGAGAACGTGGTGGGCAACCTGCTGACCTGCACCATCCCCTTGGCGGGCGGCTCACAG agAACCATCTCCCTGGGCGCCGGGGACCGCCAGGTCATCCAGACACCCCTGGTCGACTCGCTGCCTGTCAGCCGCTGCAGTGTGGCCCTGCTCTTCCACCAGCTGG GCATCACCAACGTGCTGTGTCTCTTCTGTGCCGCCCTCACGGAGCACAAGGTCCTCTTCCTGTCTCGGAGCTACCAGCGGCTGTCAGACGCCTGCCGGGGTCTGCTGGCCCTCCTGTTCCCACTCAGATACAG CTTCACCTACGTCCCCATCCTGCCGGCTCAGCTCCTGGAGGTCCTCAGCACGCCCACGCCCTTCATCATCGGTGTCAATGCCGCCTTCCAGGCAGAGACCCAGGAGCTG CTGGATGTGATCGTGGCTGATCTCGATGGGGGGACAGTGACCGTCCCTGAGTGTGTGCACATCCCACCGCTGCCGGAGCCGCTGCAGAGTCAGACCCACAGCGTGCTGAGCATG GTCCTGGACCCTGAGCTGGAGCTGGCTGACCTGGCCTTCCCGCCACCCTCCACCACCACGTCCTCCCTGAAGATGCAG GACAAGGAGCTGCGTGCTGTCTTCCTGCGGCTTTTCGCCCAGCTGCTCCAGGGCTACCGCTGGTGCCTGCACATGGTGCGGATCCACCCGGAGCCTGTCATCCGCTTCCACAAG GCGGCCTTCCTGGGCCAGCGTGGGCTGCTGGAGGACGACTTCCTGATGAAGGTGCTGGAGGGCATGGCCTTCGCTGGGTTCGTCTCTGAGCGGGGGGTCCCCTACCGCCCCACAGACCTGTTTGACGAG CTGGTGGCCCACGAGGTGGCCCGGATGCGGGCTGACGAGCAGCACCCACAGCGCGTCCTGCGCCACGTCAGGGAGCTGGCAGAGCAGCTCTACAAGAAC GAGAACCCGTACCCGGCCGTGGCCATGCACAAGGTGCAGAGGCCGGGTGAGGCCAGCCACCTGCGGCGCACGCCTCGGCCCTTCCCCCGCCTGGATGAAGGCACTGTGCAGTGGATCATGGACCAGGCCGCGGCCAAGATGCAGGGAGCACCCCCCGCCGTGAAGGCTGAGAAGAAGACCACTGTGCCCTCAGGGCCCCCCATGA cTGCCATCCTGGAACGGGGCGGTGGACTCCATGGCAACAGTGCACGCCGGCTGGAGGTGGTCCGCAACTGCATTTCCTATGTGTTCGAGGGGAAGATTCTCGAGGCCAAGAAG CTGCTCCCCGCCGTGCTGCGAGCCCTGAAGGGGCGGGCGGCCCGCCGATGCCTGGCCCAGGAGCTGCATCTGCACGTGCAGCAGAACCGGGCCGTGCTGGACCACCAACAGTTCGACTTTGTGGTCCGCATGATGAACTGCTGCCTACAG GACTGTACCTCACTGGACGAACACGGCATCGCGGCTTCCCTGCTGCCCCTGGTCACGGCCTTCTGTCGG AAGTTGAGTCCTGGCGTGACACAGTTTGCGTACAGCTGTGTGCAGGAGCATGTCGTATGGAGCACGCCGCAGTTCTGGGAGGCCATGTTCTATGGGGATGTGCAGACCCACATCCGGGCCCTCTACCTGGAGCCCACTGAGGACCAAGACTCCTCCCAG GTAGGAGAGGCACCGCGTGAGGACAGCCGTTCGGCCCTGGACGTGGCCTCCGAGCAACGGCGCCTGTGGCCGACCCTGAGCCGGGAGAAGCAGCAGGAGTTGGTGCAGAAGGAGGAGAGCACGGTCTTCAGCCAGGCCATCCACTACGCCAACCGCATGAGCTACCTGCTACTGCCCCTGGACAGCAGCAAGAGCCGGCTGCTGCGGGAGCGCGCGGGCCTGGGCGAGCTGGAGAGCGCCAGCAACAGTCTGGTCACCAACAG cATGGCGGGCAGCGTGGCGGAGAGCTATGACACGGAGAGTGGATTCGAGGATGCAGAGGCCTGTGATGTGGCTGGCACGGTGGTGCGCTTCATCAACCGCTTTGTGGACAAAGTCTGCACGGAGAGCGGGGTCACCAGCGACCACCTCAAGGGGCTGCATGTCATGGTGCCAG ACATTGTCCAGATGCACATCGAGACGCTGGAAGCCGTGCAACGCGAGAGCGAGCGGCTGCCATCCATCCCGAAG CCGAAGCTGCTGCGGCCGCGCCTGCTTCCCGGGGAGGAGTGTGTGCTGGACGGTCTGCGTGTCTGCCTGCTGCCCGATGGGCGAGAACAGGCCAcagggggcagtgggggtggcCCTGCCTTGCTGCCTGCCGAGGGAGCTGTCTTCCTCACCACCTACCGGGTCATCTTCACTGGGATGCCCACCGACCCCCTGG tgGGGGAGCAGGTGGTGGTCCGCTCCTTCCCGGTGGCTGCGCTGACCAAGGAGAAGCGCATCAATGTCCAGACCTCCGTTGACTCGCTTCTGCCGGATGGACTACAGCTGCGCTCATGTACCTTCCAG CTGCTGAAGATGGCCTTTGACGTGGAGGTGGGCCCCGAGAGCGCCGAGCTCTTCCGCAAACAGTTGCACAAACTGCGCTACCCCGCCGACGTGCGGGGCACCTTCGcgctgactctgggctctgcccACACGCCCGGCCGGCCACCCCGCATCGCCAAGGACAAGGGGCCATCGCTCAG GACCCTGTCCCGGAACCTGGTGAAGAACGCTAAGAAGACCATGGGGCGCCACTATGTCACCCGCAAGAAGTATAGCCCCCCGAGCTGGGAGCAGCGGGGCCAGCTGCCCCCAGAGGACCTCGAGGACGAGATCTCAG TGTCAGAGGAGCTGGAGCCCAGCACGCTGACGCCGGCTTCGGCGCTCAAGCCCGCGGACCGCATGACCATGAGCAGCCTGGTGGAACGGGCATGCTGCCGGGACTACCAGCGCCTGGGGCTGGGCACCCTCAGCAGCAGCCTGAGCCGTGCCAAGGCTGAGCCCTTCCGCATCTCCCCGGTCAACCGCATGTACGCCATCTGCCGCAG CTACCCAGGGCTGTTGATCGTGCCGCAGAGCGTCCAGGACAACGCCCTGCAACGTGTCTCCCGCTGCTACCGGCAGAACCGCTTCCCGGTGGTGTGCTGGCGCAGCGGGCGCTCCCGAGCCGTGCTGCTGCGCTCTGGTGGCCTGCACAGCAAGGGCATGGTGGGGCTCTTCAAGGCCCAGAATGCACCCTCCCCAG GACAGTCCCAGACTGACTCCAGCAGCTTGGAGCAAGAGAAGTACCTGCAGGCTGTGGTCAGCTCCATGCCGCGCTTTGCCGACGCTTCCGGACGCAACACCCTCAGTGGCTTCTCCTCGGCCCACATGGGCAGCCATG TGCCCAGCCCCCGAGCCAGGGTCACCACGCTGTCCAACCCAATGGCGGCCTCGGCCTCCAGACGGACTGCGCCCCGAG GCAAATGGGGCAGTGTCCGGGCCAGTGGGCGCAGTGCTGGGCTCGGCGCAGATGTGGGCTCACGGCTGGCAGGCAGGGACATGCTGGCACCCCCACAGGTCAATGGCGCCCCACCCGACCCTGGCTTCCTACGCCCCCAGCGTGCAGCCCTGTACATCATTGGGGACAAAGCACAGATGAAG GGTGTGCGGCCGGACCCCCTGCAGCAATGGGAGCTGGTGCCCATTGAGGTGTTTGAGGCGCGGCAGGTGAAGACAAGCTTTAAGAAGCTGCTCAAGGCCTGTGTCCCTGGCTGCTGCCCCGGTACCGACACAAACCCGGCCTCCTTTCTGCGTGCGCTTGAGGACTCTGAGTGGCTGGTGCAG ATCCACAAGCTGCTGCAGGTGTCAGTGCTGGTGGTGGAGCTCTTGGATTCAGGCTCATCCGTGCTGGTGAGCCTAGAAGATGGCTGGGACATCACCACCCAG GTGGTGTCGCTGGTGCAGCTGCTCTCGGACCCCTTCTACCGTACCCTGGAGGGCTTCCGGCTGCTGGTGGAGAAGGAGTGGCTGTCCTTCGGCCACCGCTTTAGCCACCGTGGGGCTCACACCCTGGCTGGGCAGAGCAGTGGCTTCACACCCGTCTTCTTGCAGTTCCTGGACTGCGTGCACCAG GTCCACCTGCAGTTCCCCATGGAGTTCGAGTTCAGCCTCTTCTACCTCAAGTTCCTTGGCTACCACCATGTGTCCCGCCGCTTCCGGACTTTCCTGCTCGACTCGGACTACGAGCGAATAGAACTGG GGCTGCTCTATGAAGAGAAGGGGGAGCGCAGGACCCAGCAGGCGTACCGGTCCGTGTGGGAGTATGTGGAGTGGCTGAGCAAGAGGAACCCTGTGTTCTACAACTACATGTATGCCCCTGAGGACACAGAG GTTCTGCGGCCCTACAGCAATGTGTCCAACCTGAAGGTGTGGGACTTCTACACGGAGGAGACGCTGGCTGAGGGCCCCCCCTATGACTGGGAGCTGGCACAgggacccccagagccccccgAGGAGGAGCGGCCAGATGGAAGCGCGCCCCAGAGCAAGCGCCGTGTCGTGTGGCCCTGCTACGACAGCCGGCCCCGGGCCCAGCCTGATGCCATCTCTCGCCTGCTGGAG GAGCTGCAGAGACTGGAGACAGAGCTGGGCCGGCCTGCTGAGCGCTGGAAGGACACGTGGGACAGGGTGAAGGCCTCGCAGCGTCTCGAGGGCCGGCCTGAAGGCCGT GGCACCCCCAGTTCTCTGCTCGTGTCCAGCGTGCCCCACCACCGCCGCTCGCTGGGCGTGTACCTGCAGGAGGGACCAGTGGGTTCTACCTTGAGCCTCAGTCTGGACAGTGACCAGAGCAGTGGCTCCACGGCCTCCGGCTCCCGCCAAGCAGCCCGCCGCAGCACCAGCACCTTGTACAGCCAGTTCCAGACAGCTGAGAGTGAGAACAG GTCCTACGAGGGCACCCTCTACAAGAAGGGGGCCTTCATGAAGCCCTGGAAGGCTCGCTGGTTCGTGCTGGATAAAACCAAGCACCAG CTGCGCTACTATGACCATCGCGTGGACACTGACTGCAAAGGCATCATCGACCTGGGCGAGGTGGAGGCTGTGTTGCCAGGCACACCCACCATGGGCGCCCCCAAGACCGTGGACGAGAAGGCCTTCTTTGAT GTGAAGACGATGCGCCGCGTTTACAACTTCTGTGCCCAGGACGTGCTGACAGCCCAGCAGTGGGTGGACCAGATCCAGGGCTGCCTGTCTGATGCCTGA